Proteins encoded within one genomic window of Gemmatimonadota bacterium:
- a CDS encoding sugar phosphate isomerase/epimerase — translation MDPMIKLGCTAMLRDEENPGQFIDVESLIDLIHDLRLDIVDLHLYRGFRSRSFEYLRQIKRKCLRYGLPIGYVGTGDGFVGAATGADQRVVGVSLPPEELRRRVAEAKEAVDVAAFMGAPLVRLFGGGLPEGTEDREALWSSMIRSFQEVADYAIDKGIFLGLHNHPPAVAPTGDDILRILHDTDRENFTFILDTGQWFGSPGSNLAGKFDPGLAFYRYMEQTAPYATCVRAKIYKIDSGQEEWLDYERIVPILKAVNYNGNVSIIFEDRNNRCNYAEAIGLAARYLRGLLAD, via the coding sequence ATGGACCCCATGATCAAACTCGGCTGCACCGCCATGCTGCGGGACGAAGAGAATCCCGGGCAGTTCATCGATGTCGAATCCCTGATCGACCTGATCCACGACCTGAGGCTGGATATTGTCGATTTGCACCTCTACAGGGGGTTCCGTTCCAGGAGTTTTGAGTACCTGCGCCAGATTAAGAGAAAGTGCCTGAGGTACGGGCTGCCGATCGGCTATGTGGGAACCGGAGATGGGTTTGTGGGCGCGGCGACTGGCGCAGACCAGCGCGTGGTCGGCGTTTCTCTGCCGCCGGAGGAACTGCGCAGGCGGGTGGCAGAGGCGAAAGAGGCCGTGGATGTGGCGGCATTTATGGGTGCGCCCCTGGTCCGCCTGTTCGGGGGTGGCCTGCCAGAGGGGACAGAGGACAGGGAAGCGCTCTGGTCCTCGATGATTCGCAGTTTCCAGGAAGTCGCCGACTATGCGATCGACAAGGGCATTTTCCTGGGTCTCCACAATCATCCGCCCGCTGTGGCTCCCACCGGTGACGACATCCTTCGCATCCTGCACGATACCGACCGCGAGAACTTCACCTTCATACTGGATACGGGTCAGTGGTTCGGCTCACCCGGATCAAATCTGGCGGGAAAATTCGATCCCGGTCTGGCGTTTTACCGCTACATGGAACAAACCGCTCCGTATGCCACCTGCGTGCGTGCCAAGATCTACAAAATCGACAGTGGCCAGGAAGAATGGCTCGACTATGAGCGCATTGTGCCGATCCTGAAAGCCGTCAACTACAATGGCAATGTGTCGATTATCTTCGAAGACCGCAATAACCGTTGCAATTACGCCGAAGCGATCGGCCTGGCGGCCAGGTATCTGCGCGGACTGCTCGCGGATTGA